In a single window of the Alosa sapidissima isolate fAloSap1 chromosome 18, fAloSap1.pri, whole genome shotgun sequence genome:
- the LOC121689837 gene encoding macrophage mannose receptor 1-like, producing the protein MIANGKWHDVGCSSSLPFICYDGGSSTHPYVLVTDKKNWTDAQRYCREKHTDLASVRNQTENDQIKDVRGNNPGIACYIGLFRDAWEWSDGSSSSFRHWNTGQPDNGGVACTEIKNGQWNDAGCHHQINFTCYEDKLVLVRENKREALQYCRQHHVDLVSVTSERVQRWVRARAKGASTAHAWLGLLHSYGVGWYWVCGQTVCYSNWTQGHEQEGSFQQRVGAVESGGGLWVSNLTKTDKLNFICTTMEQCG; encoded by the exons ATGATAGCAAATGGAAAATGGCATGATGTCGGGTGTAGCTCCAGCCTTCCCTTCATCTGCTATGATG GGGGAAGCTCCACACATCCCTATGTGCTGGTTACTGATAAAAAGAACTGGACAGATGCTCAGAGATActgcagagagaaacacacagacctgGCCAGTGTGAGGAATCAGACAGAGAACGACCAGATAAAGGATGTTAGAGGAAATAATCCAGGTATAGCCTGTTATATCGGCCTGTTCAGAGATGCCTGGGAGTGGTCAGATGGCAGCAGCTCCTCATTCCGCCACTGGAACACTGGACAACCCGATAATGGTGGTGTAGCGTGCACTGAAATTAAAAATGGTCAGTGGAATGATGCAGGCTGTCATCATCAAATTAACTTCACCTGCTATGAAG ACAAGCTGGTTCTGGTCcgtgagaataagagagaggcgCTGCAGTACTGCCGACAGCACCATGTGGACCTGGTGTCTGTGACGTCCGAGCGGGTCCAGCGCTGGGTGAGGGCGCGGGCTAAAGGAGCCTCCACTGCTCACGCGTGGCTGGGCCTGCTCCATTCCTACGGCGTGGGCTGGTACTGGGTCTGTGGACAGACCGTCTGCTACAGCAACTGGACCCAAGGGCACGAGCAAGAGGGGTCCTTCCAACAAAGAGTCGGGGCAGTGGAGTCTGGAGGGGGGCTGTGGGTCAGCAACCTGACTAAGACCGACAAACTCAACTTCATCTGCACCACTATGG AGCAGTGTGGCTGA